In Phosphitispora fastidiosa, the genomic stretch AAACGGGGCTGATTACATCGGTGTCGGGCCTGTTTTCCCCACCGAGACCAAAAAGGATGCCAGGCCCCCCAGGGGACTGGAAATACTGGGACAGGTAAGACAGGCGGTTTCCCTGCCGATATATGGCATTGGAGGAATTAAGCTGCATAATGTGGCCTCGGTAATCCGGGCCGGGGCAGATGGCGCTGCGGTTGTCAGCGCTGTTGTCGGGGCAGCCGATATTGCCGGGGCAGCCCGGGACTTGGTTACAGAAATTGACAGGGTAAAGAAAAGTAATCACCAGACTGCAAATCATACTTAGGAGGACAGCAAATGACTCAGATATTAAAAGCCAGAGCAGGGGAACTAACACCTGCTATGAAGGAAGTTGCTGAAAAGGAGGGTGTTGCCCAGGATATCATTTTGGAAAGGGTGGCCGCGGGGAAGATAGCGATTCCAGCCAATATTCACCATAGTAATCTAAAACCCTGTGGTATTGGACAAGGACTGAAAACAAAAGTGAATGCCAATATAGGGACATCTCCCCAATATCCTGACATCGAAAAAGAAATGTCTAAACTCCGGACGGCCCTTGACGCAGGGGCAGATGCTGTGATGGACCTCAGTATGGGAGGCGAAATCAATACATGCCGGAAACAAATAATCGAAAACTGTCCCGTTTGTGTCGGAACCGTACCTATCTACCAGGCAATTGTGGAATCTAAGGAAAGGTACGACAACTTGATGCAGCTAACTGCTGATGATCTCTTTGGGGTGATTGAGAAACAGGCTGAGGATGGTGTGGATTTTATTACCGTTCACTGTGGCGTCACCCTTGAAGTGATCGAAAGGCTGCGCCGGGAAGGCAGGATTACCGATATTGTCAGCAGGGGGGGAGCATTTCTTGCGGGGTGGATGCTGCACCATGAAACGGAAAACCCTCTCTTTGTACAATATGACCGCCTCCTGGAAATCGCTCTGAAACACGATGTCACTCTAAGTCTCGGGGACGGTCTGCGGCCGGGGTGCCTGGCTGACGCTACAGACAAGGCCCAGGTCCAGGAACTGATCATCCTGGGTGAACTCGTGGAGAGGGCATGGGAACAGGGGGTCCAGGTCATGGTTGAAGGACCGGGGCATGTACCCATGGATCAGATTGCCGCAAATATGGTGATTCAGAAACGGTTGTGCAAAGAGGCGCCTTTTTATGTGCTAGGCCCTATTGTTACAGATGTGGCGCCTGGTTATGACCATATCACATCAGCCATCGGGGGAGCAATTGCAGCCTGGAGCGGCGCTGATTTCTTGTGTTATGTCACTCCCGCGGAGCATTTGGGGCTGCCCACTGACCAGGATGTCCATGAAGGTGTTATCGCAGCCCGGATAGCCGGACATGCTGCCGATATAGTCAAGGGTGTACCGGGAGCGAGGAAATGGGATGATACTATGGCCAAGGCCCGGAAGAACCTGGACTGGGAAGCCCAGCTCAACCTGGCAATTGACCCGGTGAAGGCCAGGGCTTTGAGAAAGAACAAAAACCCGGAAGGCATGAAGGAATGTACTATGTGTGGCGAGTTTTGTGCCATGAAGGTGATTGGTGAATACCTGGGGACACAGTTTCCCAAGTGCTGATATAATTGATATAAGTGCTGATATGGGAAAAAATGCATTGGTTGCATTGACAACCGGTGCATTTTTGTTTATAATCGAACTACACTTGAAAGGTATACTTTAAGGCGGTAGATATAATGAACATTAATCAGGCTACTGATTATGCATTCAGAGCAGTTTTATACCTTGCCAGACAGACCAAGGGAAAGGTTGTGGATGCCCAGACAATTTCCAAAGCTGAGGTCATTCCAATGCGGTTTCTGCTGAAGATAATGCCCTCACTGATAAAGAAAGGTATAGCAGGCTCTCAGAGGGGAGCCAAAGGGGGTTATTTTCTGGCGGAAGCCCCGGAAAACATTACTTTTCTTGATGTCGTTGAGGCCATTGAAGGGCCGATTACAATCAATAGGTGTTTTATTGATCCTTCCTACTGTAGTAAGAAGGGCGCGCCTGAATGTTTGGTACACCGGACATTGGCAGGTATTCAGGAAAAGTTGATCGGCGAATTAGCGGGACATAATTTTGGAGAACTGGTCGGGAAATAGTCCGGTTCTTCAGCATTTCAGGGGGAAACAAGTTGTGTTTTCAGGGGAGGTGACTAATGCGGGAACAGTGTTTACGGCTTTTAAAAACGCTGATAAACTCAATAAGGCCTTCTACTGCTGCCGCCAGGAGCTGCCTGCCCTTTTCTTTTGTGGCAGTGGTCGGGTCACCTAGAGTTCCGGTTTCAGAAATACTGCTCCAGTAGGGAATCATGATGACGGGACGGCCTTCGCCCTGCCCAACCAGATCCAGCCAGAAGTATTTTGAAGCAGTAAACTTATCGAGGTCTCTTACTGCCTTGTCCATCTGAACCAGTTCTTCTTTGATGGCCAAGTACATCGAAGTTTCCAGCTCACAGGCGTGATTCATTCCACCCGGGTTTTCTGATTCACGTATCCGGGCTGCGGTATCAATAACAGGCTGAAGGTCCCAGTAAGAGATTGCGGCACACATCACATCCGGGTATTCCAGAATTGTTGCCCTGGCTGCGATTTGCAGAAACGATATATTACTTCCGTGGCCATTAACCAGGAGAATCTTTTGGAATCCCTGGCGGGCCAGGCTCATACAAACATCAGTTACATATCGGGTAAAGGTTTCGCCACTGATAGAGATGACTCCGGGAAAATCCATCTGATGTGGAGCGTAACCATGGTTAACGGGTGGAATCACGACAATTTCTCCGGGGATTTTCCGGCCTGTTTTGGCACATACTTCGGAGACCAGGACAAGGTCAGTGTCAACCGGGAGATGGTAACCGTGTTCTTCAATGATTGCCACTGGAACAACAGCTATTCTTTCTTCTTTAATCACTTCCTTTACTTCGGGCCATGTCATTTCAGCAAACAGGTATTTAGGGGACATGATGTTAAATCACCTCATTTCATCTGTTTCCCATGGGGACATATATACACACAAAGGCCGCAGGTAAGACTTCCTGTTGCCTTTTCTTTTTCTGTGCGGTGCCGACCGCACTTTTGGGCATCAAAGCGTATTTCGGGGTTATCAGGAAGCAGCTCTTGCCGATCCAGCCCAGGCCGGCAAGGTTGGCCGCCAGTTTATGGGTGAACATGCCCTTCAAATTCTTCTCATCAGTTGTCAGGGAATCCGCCACTGGCAATGCCTGGAATCCTTTTGCTTCCAAAGCCGCGGCAATGTTCAGGGCGGTATAGTCCAACCTTGGATTAATAACCTGGTAGACATGGTGGTGATAACTCTTCATATAAGTGGGGTTATCCTGGCGTGTTATGATGTCAACCATATGCCCTGACAGGGGCATTCCGATTTGGTTGATTAAGTGCAGACAAAAACAAAGAGGCGTCTTTGATGCCCCTTTGGTCAAAACTATCATCCTTGAATTCGCTGAAATACTCATCTATTACCACGTAATGAATAATAAGCAAATCAGCTACTGCTAAATAACGGTGACTAATATTTTGACAACTCCTTTAAAACATCTTTGTATTTCTCTGCAGTTTTGACCACTTTATGAATAAATTCTGGGGATACTTTTTTTTGCCAATCTTTCTCCAAACCAAGTTCTCGTAAAATGTGGGGCGGCAATTGGATTTTATCGAGCTTTTGTGCAAATTCAGTCACAAGTCGCCCCTCCCTTCTTTTTAACATGTTTTGCTTGCAAACTACCTTGTTTTTATTATATCTAACTCGCTTGCAAGACACAATAGGAAAACGAGTCGTTTTAATCTTAATTTTCAAAAAAATTCCTCTCGCTTTCTTACATAAATTATCGTTCTACTCGTAAAAAATTTATAGCCTTCATTCTTAAATATTCCCATCATGTATTAATTGTTAACCAAATATTAAAAAAATCTTAAGAGAACCATGCAGTTCATAGTGAGGCCGTACTTCTGAAGCATGTTCAGCCCCGTCAATATTATTTTTCAATTTCTTTTGCATTAATGACCACGGCATATGGTGAGGCGTTGTACAAGATTTTCCTTGCACTGCCGCCGTGAGAAATATTACCGCAGTTCCGCTAAGCGAAGTTCAGGACGCGGGCCACGGATGGCCCGCGCCGCCACTGAGGCAGGACGCCGAATTGGCGGTGTTCCTGAACTTCGCAAGGAACAAGGTTAGATTTCTCCGGCGGCAGTGCGGAAAAACGGTACAACACCTTACCATGGTTGCAACCGCAAAGGTTAACAGGTATAATAATTCTAGTATTTTATTACAGGAAGGCCGAATAAACATGAGAATCAGGGAAGTGGGAGAATTTGGGCTGATTAATATCCTTGTCAAAAAAATACTGCCGCACTCCGGCAGGGTGGTAAAGGGAATCGGTGATGATACTGCCGTGATGAGACAGGAACCCGGCAGGTTTTTGCTGATGACAACAGATATGCTGGTAGAGGATATTCATTTCAGCTTGAAATACTTTTCCCTGAAGGCGGTGGGCTGGAAGGCTATGGCTGTTAATGTCAGTGATATTGCGGCTATGGGCGGGGTGCCCGGCTTTGCGGCTGTATCTGTCAGTATTCCTCCAGATTGGGAGGTTGAACAGGTCGAAGAACTGTACTCCGGCTTGATTGACTGTTCCAGAGAATACGGAATCGACATTGTTGGCGGTGATACTGTAAGTTCAACCAAAGGACTGACCGTTAACGTGGCCCTCACCGGTTATGTTGAACCTGACCGGGTGGTCTACCGTTCCGGCGCTTCTCCGGGAGATATAATTATGGTTACCGGCCCTCTGGGCAGCTCGGCAGCCGGCTTGTATGTCCTTAACAAACCTCTGCCTGAGGATATGCCGGGGATGAAACCAGGGATGAACCGCGAAAGCGAAGTCATCAGCGCCCACCTTTATCCCAGGGCACGTCTCCGGGAAGGCCGGATTTTGGGCGGCTCGGGGTGCATAAGTGCCATGAATGACATCAGTGACGGGCTGGCCAGTGAAGTTCTGGAAATATGCCTGGCCAGCAGTACCGGCTGCGAGCTGTATGAAGCATCCCTCCCTATTACGGAAGCGGTATCTGCGGTGGCTGAAGGAGCAGGGGTATCCCCCTCCCAGTGGGCGTTATACGGAGGGGAGGATTTTGAGCTGGTTTTTACTGTGAAGCCGGACCGCCTGGACTCAGTAACCTCTGCGCTTAAGGAGGCCGGCGCTTTTCCCTGTGAGGTTGGCCGGATTGCCGAGCCGGGGCGGGGCTGCCTGCTGGTTGATACCGGAGGCCGGCGCAGAGAGATGAAACCCCGGGGATATAACCATTTCGGAGAATAGCAGAATCACCGGGTGTTATAATATAACGGGTGTCATAATAACCACAGGCGAAGCATGTTTTGCCGGAGGAGATTACCGGATGAGGGTGTTTAGTGATTCAACGGAAAAAACAATTACCATAGGTCAGAGCCTGGGCAGGATGCTCGGGGCAGGGAGCGTAGTCTGCCTGGAAGGTGACCTGGGTGCGGGAAAGACTCATTTTGCCAAGGGCATTGCCCTTGGCCTTGATATCAGTGAGCATGTTACCAGCCCGACATTTACCATAATTAACGAATATGAAGGGCGGCTGCCTCTATACCATGTCGATGCTTACAGGCTGGAAGAGGAAGAGGAGGCATATGAGCTGGGGCTGGAAGAATACCTTTTCGGCAGCGGGGTTACTCTGATTGAATGGCCGGAGCGTGTCACCGGTCTTCTTCCGGATGAATACCTAACGGTAAGTATCATCAGGGCTGACAAGGGTGATAATTCCAGGGAACTGGAGTTCCTGCCCTGTGGTCAAAGCTATGTCGATCTGACTGCCGGTCTGTTTGAGGAGTTGAAAAAAATTGTACATATTGGGGATTG encodes the following:
- the tsaE gene encoding tRNA (adenosine(37)-N6)-threonylcarbamoyltransferase complex ATPase subunit type 1 TsaE → MRVFSDSTEKTITIGQSLGRMLGAGSVVCLEGDLGAGKTHFAKGIALGLDISEHVTSPTFTIINEYEGRLPLYHVDAYRLEEEEEAYELGLEEYLFGSGVTLIEWPERVTGLLPDEYLTVSIIRADKGDNSRELEFLPCGQSYVDLTAGLFEELKKIVHIGD
- the thiC gene encoding phosphomethylpyrimidine synthase ThiC; translation: MTQILKARAGELTPAMKEVAEKEGVAQDIILERVAAGKIAIPANIHHSNLKPCGIGQGLKTKVNANIGTSPQYPDIEKEMSKLRTALDAGADAVMDLSMGGEINTCRKQIIENCPVCVGTVPIYQAIVESKERYDNLMQLTADDLFGVIEKQAEDGVDFITVHCGVTLEVIERLRREGRITDIVSRGGAFLAGWMLHHETENPLFVQYDRLLEIALKHDVTLSLGDGLRPGCLADATDKAQVQELIILGELVERAWEQGVQVMVEGPGHVPMDQIAANMVIQKRLCKEAPFYVLGPIVTDVAPGYDHITSAIGGAIAAWSGADFLCYVTPAEHLGLPTDQDVHEGVIAARIAGHAADIVKGVPGARKWDDTMAKARKNLDWEAQLNLAIDPVKARALRKNKNPEGMKECTMCGEFCAMKVIGEYLGTQFPKC
- a CDS encoding creatininase family protein, which produces MSPKYLFAEMTWPEVKEVIKEERIAVVPVAIIEEHGYHLPVDTDLVLVSEVCAKTGRKIPGEIVVIPPVNHGYAPHQMDFPGVISISGETFTRYVTDVCMSLARQGFQKILLVNGHGSNISFLQIAARATILEYPDVMCAAISYWDLQPVIDTAARIRESENPGGMNHACELETSMYLAIKEELVQMDKAVRDLDKFTASKYFWLDLVGQGEGRPVIMIPYWSSISETGTLGDPTTATKEKGRQLLAAAVEGLIEFISVFKSRKHCSRISHLP
- the thiL gene encoding thiamine-phosphate kinase; protein product: MRIREVGEFGLINILVKKILPHSGRVVKGIGDDTAVMRQEPGRFLLMTTDMLVEDIHFSLKYFSLKAVGWKAMAVNVSDIAAMGGVPGFAAVSVSIPPDWEVEQVEELYSGLIDCSREYGIDIVGGDTVSSTKGLTVNVALTGYVEPDRVVYRSGASPGDIIMVTGPLGSSAAGLYVLNKPLPEDMPGMKPGMNRESEVISAHLYPRARLREGRILGGSGCISAMNDISDGLASEVLEICLASSTGCELYEASLPITEAVSAVAEGAGVSPSQWALYGGEDFELVFTVKPDRLDSVTSALKEAGAFPCEVGRIAEPGRGCLLVDTGGRRREMKPRGYNHFGE
- a CDS encoding RrF2 family transcriptional regulator, whose amino-acid sequence is MNINQATDYAFRAVLYLARQTKGKVVDAQTISKAEVIPMRFLLKIMPSLIKKGIAGSQRGAKGGYFLAEAPENITFLDVVEAIEGPITINRCFIDPSYCSKKGAPECLVHRTLAGIQEKLIGELAGHNFGELVGK